AGGCGGAACATGAACTCACGTTGCCTCAGCTCTGCAGAACAAACATAAGATGAAAAACATCTTCGCCGGTACATCAGTATAAGTTTGCACTCGGAAATTAATCCACGCTATAGTTGTGCTCAGAAACTTCAATGCCCGGCAGAAAATCAGAGCAGCAATCGTTCCAACCTGTaggtaaatataaataaaaagctAAAGACAAAGAGGAAGACAAGACCAGAAAGAGATACACAAGTAAAAAATAGTGTGACGCACCTGTTGTTCAACTGTCTTGCATTGGAGTGGGTACGAAGGCTCAAGCAACTCGGTTACCTCACTTACAGTTCGGCCAGCCAAAACTGCAGGGATGGACGCTTTTGGATTCAATAACCCGCTAACAAGATATCCTATAACATCTTGAAAGCTATTTCTACGTGCTTCACTGTTTGAAGCGTCAACATTATCAACCACACCTAGAATCTGCATAAGAACCTGACTTgtctctttaggctctttactAGCGTAAACAGGAACTAAAACTTCAACCAGACCACGCTTAATCTTTACTTGAACATAACTTAACGATTCAACATTCACTTTCCCCACCAATGTTCCTAAGCCAATAACCCCTCCCACATGCGCTTGCCAAGTGCTCCCATAAGAGCCATGCAAAAGCTGGGGCAAAAGTTGTTCAAACACTGGTATCCGCACACTTGGATGGGGCGAATACAATGGATTTGTAGAAGGGCTCGAGACAATCACGGAGGCATTGTGACCACCCCCAGCCATCAGCACATTAGCATATTTGACACGAGCTTGAAACAAAAGTGTTTCAGAAAACACATTTAACGCGATCAGAGAAGATTTGGAGTGGACCCGGTTTTCATTTGCAAGCACACTGACCAGCGCATCTAATAATATCCAAGGATCTAACTGTTTTGACTCAGATGATTGACAACTCTTGGACGTGGAACTTGCCAAAATCACAGAACTACTAGTTGATTCATTTGAGGAGGTACAGTCAACATGCAATATAACCACAAAACGACGGCAATTGTTTTTCACAAAATCTGTGTCACTCTTGAAGATTGGCTTCTCAGCCATTAACTGAATCTTTGTGTTCACTACTAAGTCAGCCTGCAACAGTTAGAAGACAACCCAGTTAATAATATGAACCTTCTTAAGCAAATTAAGCCAAGTGAAACAGGTCtaataagaaaagagagttAATCTGTAGGAGCCTACAAAAATACAAGATCaatattctattaaaaaaatcaatggcAACAAAACGACTATTACAGAATTAACATTCAATATATTACACTCTAACCGCACTGGTTCAGGAAAGGAACCAAAAAGTTTTCAAACTTTCTGATAGATGCAGAATCTGAACAGGTCACAAGCAAACTTACATGGAGAACACGTCTTAACCAAAACAAACTAGAGTGTTCTACGATATTGGTTTCCCAAGGAACCTAAATACAGTATGATAGAAGCCACTTACTTCAAGATTTGTAAAATCCCAGTCGAATTCATATAGTGACTCCAGCTGGTCCCACTGTATTCACAGTTTACAAAGAATTAGCCACAAAAACCAAGGTTTAATCATGAAGATAAAAGAACCCTAAACCTTTCTCATCAATCAAACTCTGTAATCTTAAGTCAAATATGTGTAAACAGTAAATCCAAACAAGTctctaaaggaaaaaaataccAGATGACGCTTCTCCATGAAGTACTCAGGCTCATCTTCTTGCGCCTTGGTTGCTTTGGCTCGCTTGGCTCTAGGAGACGATTTATGCCATAGTTCCGTCTGCGAGCCTCTCTTAAGCTTTCTACGCCGTACCGGCGGttgtgaagaagaagcactTTCATTTTTCCCCTGCGTCGAGGTCTCTACCACCGCATCAACGTTCTTACTCGCCGGCAAAGTAGAACCAGCTTTACGGCCTCCTCTCGAACCTCCTTTCTTCTTCGCTCCCTTCCTCATTCTCGAGTGTAActaattaaaaccaaaacaaaatccaaaaaacaacaaagatatCAGCGCGGAGAGGCGAATGTGAATCTTCACCTTTCGCAAGAAGAGAAGTGAGagaaatagaggaaaaaaaaaaagcaagctaGGGTTTAATGGCGGTTAGGATCTTTGATTTTCGATAGtcaaagaagacgaagaagtttTTGTTGGGAGTGTACCTCTCTATCTGTCGTCCTTTTTCTAACGTCCCCACCCCACGCCCCTACTGTACTACTACTACTgaagaataaataaaagaataaaagagtttcttatttattttttcttttttttttcccaaagaaaaaatggaaaaaattcaTCCAGCTCATATTTGTCtaaataaatatctaatttgcaccaataataaattattcaagTCAAGTCTGTAAACTCCTTTATACCCTAAatgttttcattatattttgacAGCTAGCTCATTTATTCAAGTCTGTAAACTCCTTCATACCCCAAAATGTTTTACACCCTTTTAAACCAAAGATTTTTCTAATTCATAAAAAGATAGTGTTATCTCTAAACCGGAAAATAATGAGTATAACCGGCGAATAAAGGATACTGTGTCTTCATGTCACAGTGCTTGATTAAAcaattgtgatatttttaattttcatctGACACTATTAATGGGCCAATAGTTTGCCATTACAAACCATTAATGGACCTAAGAAATTAGACCCAAACAAGTTGAAGTTGCATTAACGAGAATATTAATTGTTCGTGTCACGTTATCTTATACGCGATTATGCAATGACTGATCACAGGTTGTGCAAAATAAACTTGTGTTAATCAAACTCCATCTTTATTAATCGAACTCACATTCGAAAAGTAAGTGACTATAAATTTTAAAGTCGAGTAGTATATTACAGCTGCTAAGTCTGTATACATTTATGCATTTATTTAGCTTGTTATCTCATTGGAgatataatctttttttcaaacaaacaacGAAACATATTCtctacatattttttattttttcaacaacCATTCTCTACATATTCTACGCTATAAATATTGCCTAACAAAGAATCTAGAACCTCctacaataaatatttttaaaggaATATTTCTATCGTTGTGCAAACggtacaaaaatagaaaattcagGTTTTGGAAACTTTACCAAGTTATAGGAAGGCCAACTCGACCGGACCGGGATAAaacaagaaatgagaagaatcaTGGAATAACACGGCTAAACTTTCTGCATTCATTAGGAGACCTCTGCTCTTCCCCTTGGCAGAAGAACAAAGTCGCCGGACACCACGAGAAGCAGTTTCCGGTGAGCTGCAAGTTCGCTGAGCCAGGCTTCAGAGCCATCAAAGGACCCAGTACTGTAGTGCCGGTCCGGTATAATTGGGTGCCCTACGCATAATTTAGTTTGGAGGCtttagaacaattttttttttatctcttatactaaagaaaaaaaatttagaccTATTTTTAATAGATTCAGAccaaaagttaaaattttttaaaccaaattcatactaaaatctcattttttgggacaaatttatttattttctataaaattgagcattttttctaaatacttaatcaaataaaactaaaaaaaggccttaattactaaagaaaaaaaatgaaaaaaaactggGACCCCAATCCTTTGCTTGGGTTGCTTCCCCTATGGGCTGGCACGACATCGAATAAGAAATTCCTACCTCGCAagagtctctgaaaccgggcgAATTCGGATCCGGACGATACGGTTTTCAAGACGTATTGTGTCGGAATCATACCAAAGAAGTTGTTGTTCTCTAAGGACAAAGCTGAGAGCTTTGGTGATAAACCCAAGAACAGAGGTAACACGCCTTGGATCCGGTTGTTGTTGAGATCGATTGATGTAAGCTCGCTGGGGAGACTCAAGGGGGAATAGTAAGGTGAGTCTAAAGAAGTGAAGCCATTGAAGGAGAGTGTTAGCTGCTGTAGAGACTGATGAGTGAAGATGAAAGATGGGATTGAGCCGCTGAGTTTGTTGTGGGCAAGATCAATCACTTGGAGAGAGCTtaaaagtttgaagctttgaggGATGGTTCCTCGGATGAAGTTGTTTCGCATCGAGATTTGGACTAGAGACTCCGGTAACGTTGATGGGATCCGACCCGAGATCCGGTTATCGCTAGCGTCGAGGTAATAGAGGTTTTTGAGTGAGATCGGGGAGAAATCACCCGAAAAGTCCCCTTTACCAAAATTATAATCTCCTATCTCCCTCTCTAGTCTTCGTGTCCCTATTTCATTTAAGCTAAAACGAAAACCCGATTTTACCCTTCAATTCATTTTACCCGATTACATtgatttcatttattattatttaaatattgaattaattaaaagaaaaaaaaataaaatgtggaAAAAAACAATCGAGCGAGCTCGCTGCTCGACGTCGTTGATTCCACCACCGGTGATTCTTCGTCGGAACTCTCCATTACCGCCGTGTCTTCACATTTTGAGTTGTATCAAGCTCTCCTTATAATGCAAGTGCATTCTTCAACAAACATAAGAATAATTGAATTAGATTAGGTTttggaattttaaaatttagattggATTTGACTTGATATCCTTAGCAAATTCGGTGTTTTACCATGATATATGGATCAAATGAGCtattagttgataaaaaatggATCTTACGGTTGAATTGCAGTGAATTATAGAGATTAGAATGAACTCCtagatttgattttgagttATCGCGATTGGTAAAACTGGTAAAATTGATTAATGTAGTACAACCAGTAAAACTAGTagtattactaatttatttattttttgaatttgtttgaCAGGATATAATTTGCGAGAAAGTCAACACACAATTTAAGTGTGGAGGTCGCATGTACAATATAATAGACAAGAgtgatataaaattataaaactggCTGGTAGGATTCCAAATACAGAGATTTTCTCGACTAGAAGGTACAACAAGATGCACACATGCTCAAGCACTCCAATGGTTGTTATTTCATAATTCttttaatgtttgtgtttgattcatgTAGTACTAATTGCTTATGTCACAATAATCATGAAACTTAATTTAAAGTCTAGTACTGTTTGATTTTTCATTCAAAAGATGTGTATACTGGGAAAACTGGTAAAACTATACTAACTGGTAAAACTGAATTATCTTGTAAAACTGGCAAAAACTGGTAAAACTGTATTAaagaatgaaaataataaaattaagaattaataaaataaaaaactaacaaTGAATGTTCATATTAAAAGTACGtgaattttgaattgttatgaaAGAGCctaaataattgttttcttatatttttaagatcactttgtaaataataaccaaGTTAGGATGacaaaattatgaaattgaaGTTTTTTAACATATGAATGCATAAAAAACTCATAAGAATAGGTTAATAGAGTTAAGTGAACTGTAaactaaaaaatgtaattataagATTAggtaaaactaatttaattgaaaaaaaactaaaagtagAACTATGTGAACTAAAAGTAAAAGTAGAAAAGTAAAACTTGCACACGTGGCTAAAAAGTGTGAACtaaaaaactaatttacttttaccaaattttccaaaatcaaGACAAGACAACTTACTTTTACCaagttttccaaaatcaaaacgaGACAACTTACTTTTACCAAGTTTTACCAAGTTTTCCAGAATCAAAACGAGACAACTTACTTTTACCaagttttccaaaatcaaaatgaGACAACTTACTTTTACCAAGTTTTACCTagttttccaaaatcaaaacgaGAAAACTTATTTTTACTAAGTTTTACTAAGTtctccaaaatcaaaacaaatcaacttaCTTTTACCAAGTTTTACCAAGTTCTCCAAAATCAAAATGAGTCAACTACAAATACACTATTTACAccgaatcaaaatcaaaatgagTAACTACAAATACACCATTTACAACAAACTTCTTTAATGTGATAccttaatatttttgttatactCTATCGGCAGAAAATACATTCTCAGAGGTTGTAATGCTATCAATCATCACCAACTTATACCCAGACATATAGTTTTAcctatatatactaattttttcCCCACAAATATGGTTCTACCTAGTTATACGAGTTTTCCAATAAActgttctatttttttatcaCTTCTTTCGACTTCGTCACCATCTCCATCAACAACCGGAGTGAGAGACACCCTCTCATCTTCAagctcctcatcttcttcattcttttgGAGTTCCTCCGACCCAACATGTGTGGAGGTGGCCGTCAAATCCAAACCTTTTTTGAGTATttagaataaattttattttcttatgtttcgTCATAATTATGAGAAATCCTAATTTTTGAGGAGAGATCGGACCCTAATTTTTCAAGAACATAGGGGTTGGAGAGGGCGGGGCGGGTGAGACGGGTGAGATTGGAGAGTGAGTCGGGGAGTGGACCGGAGAAGTAGTTGCCGGTGAGATCGAGGGTGTGGAGATAAGGGAGgttgaaggagaaggaagagagggAGCCGGAGTAACCGGCCTGGTCAAAACTGAGCTCAGTGACCCGACCCGATACGCAGCGGAGCCCGCAAGTGAATGTGTCGCTGAAGACATTGTCGCAGGGATCGAGGGAGAAGTCCCAGGTACTCAGACAAGAGCCTGGACTCATGGATTTGGCATCTACTGAGTTTTTCAAGTCTTTGAGAGCTTTCACATCACCCCAGAAGGTTTTGGACTCTGCTGACGAAGATAATAATAAAGTGGCTAAAAGAATTAGAAGTGAAGACATAACTAAAGAGAGATGCTTTGGTTTCTGAGACatgtttggaagaagaagaagaagaagaagaagtggagcGGGGTTGGAGTGAATAAGATCGTTGGACTTGGATGAGAGGCTCGTGTGATAAGGAACCTTGTTCTGAAACTTGAAAGATACaagaatttattatatatatagaaatagtGTGTGATTATGTCATGTGTGTGAGGGTCCATCAGACAACATCTGTACAGTGAGGTGTGGTTGGCCCTATACACCATTCCCCTTTAAGATTCCAAAGCAGGACAACTCGTGAATGTGACCAAAAGTTGTCAAAATCTTAATTGAAGTCTTGGTTgttgacataaaaaaaagtttttataatagCCTTACAGGGAGCAAGGTTGGTGAGTTAAAAACAAACCAGTTTAGATGCAAATGCTAGAATCACA
The sequence above is drawn from the Camelina sativa cultivar DH55 chromosome 4, Cs, whole genome shotgun sequence genome and encodes:
- the LOC104779791 gene encoding uncharacterized protein LOC104779791, giving the protein MRKGAKKKGGSRGGRKAGSTLPASKNVDAVVETSTQGKNESASSSQPPVRRRKLKRGSQTELWHKSSPRAKRAKATKAQEDEPEYFMEKRHLWDQLESLYEFDWDFTNLEADLVVNTKIQLMAEKPIFKSDTDFVKNNCRRFVVILHVDCTSSNESTSSSVILASSTSKSCQSSESKQLDPWILLDALVSVLANENRVHSKSSLIALNVFSETLLFQARVKYANVLMAGGGHNASVIVSSPSTNPLYSPHPSVRIPVFEQLLPQLLHGSYGSTWQAHVGGVIGLGTLVGKVNVESLSYVQVKIKRGLVEVLVPVYASKEPKETSQVLMQILGVVDNVDASNSEARRNSFQDVIGYLVSGLLNPKASIPAVLAGRTVSEVTELLEPSYPLQCKTVEQQVGTIAALIFCRALKFLSTTIAWINFRVQTYTDVPAKMFFILCLFCRAEATEPKEVESGDKYIWIVIILGICFKTIMVLWRCLRMDLRRIPLVPTPPTTPTERNVAVNPKRRRNNNALKPEGSKSSEVSKSEESKSSEVSKSEESKSSEVSKSEESKSEESKSEESKSKFEQLAMFRYARERTNVTKVGKLVLGDVIELKERSEFAIVQGFLEKRPVYIKCGVKTDEMQNEVDILQFADHHPNILRYFSSEIEKNYFYYAVEPWLGNLTHLVNICKTNEASLEIAFGFSSAHPKMWRTNEAAYPKLWTANGAASILLRNLIRDVVLGLEHLHSLDIIHRDLRPKSIMIIYNGKRLMSKIDDMGVAEELNPDFPPNDEEATVAGDMFALGSLIYYLLSRGSDPFRARKPISNMMINSYDKRRVNFPDALHLINCLLGPKPHTRASSSFFWNDEKKIDFLHIN
- the LOC104783516 gene encoding MDIS1-interacting receptor like kinase 1-like, coding for MESSDEESPVVESTTSSSELARLVKSGFRFSLNEIGTRRLEREIGDYNFGKGDFSGDFSPISLKNLYYLDASDNRISGRIPSTLPESLVQISMRNNFIRGTIPQSFKLLSSLQVIDLAHNKLSGSIPSFIFTHQSLQQLTLSFNGFTSLDSPYYSPLSLPSELTSIDLNNNRIQGVLPLFLGLSPKLSALSLENNNFFGMIPTQYVLKTVSSGSEFARFQRLLRGHPIIPDRHYSTGSFDGSEAWLSELAAHRKLLLVVSGDFVLLPRGRAEVS
- the LOC109132436 gene encoding probable LRR receptor-like serine/threonine-protein kinase At2g23950, which produces MSQKPKHLSLVMSSLLILLATLLLSSSAESKTFWGDVKALKDLKNSVDAKSMSPGSCLSTWDFSLDPCDNVFSDTFTCGLRCVSGRVTELSFDQAGYSGSLSSFSFNLPYLHTLDLTGNYFSGPLPDSLSNLTRLDLTATSTHVGSEELQKNEEDEELEDERVSLTPVVDGDGDEVERSDKKIEQFIGKLV